A stretch of Rhinopithecus roxellana isolate Shanxi Qingling chromosome 12, ASM756505v1, whole genome shotgun sequence DNA encodes these proteins:
- the LOC104679844 gene encoding uncharacterized protein LOC104679844: MKEERRSGSRMGNFAPLGCRGRSEAAGSPLFSAEESTRGWVPLSSFQVCAQNGGRGARRVRERRKRRAVPEEGALPGGGPERCTWQRLCRATCLGGQGEEQPGPAFMNVLAVTARGGTRPERPRRFCPIRVAEQGCPTLESRVWQEEGGRCPSHWLGRKSLPWLPTSQNQTLQRRIPHFSGLPGVFWGVFSSSSPRELCLGTSGKSCTGACVVAPGWGWRSGPQPLFSPGKRSADSRVGAAPVRGSPRPQPGVSGIARAEVGGPAGSLVLCLRSRVSAGGWDGRAVSAGPSQPQRRDCGGCERASGCDDFIYLSSLHTPPSRRAGTLAR; encoded by the coding sequence ATGAAGGAAGAGCGCAGATCCGGATCGCGAATGGGAAACTTTGCGCCTCTGGGGTGTAGAGGGAGGTCCGAGGCCGCCGGGAGCCCTCTCTTCTCCGCAGAGGAGAGCACAAGAGGGTGGgtccctctttcctccttccaagTCTGTGCCCAGAATGGGGGGCGGGGTGCGAGAAGAGTCCGTGAGAGACGCAAGAGGCGGGCCGTGCCGGAGGAGGGCGCCCTTCCTGGGGGTGGCCCAGAGAGGTGCACCTGGCAGCGGCTTTGCAGGGCCACGTGCCTcggagggcagggagaggagcAACCTGGGCCGGCCTTTATGAACGTACTGGCGGTCACTGCTCGGGGAGGGACACGGCCAGAGCGCCCTCGCCGGTTCTGCCCCATTCGCGTGGCAGAGCAAGGGTGCCCGACGCTAGAGAGTCGGGTCTGGCAGGAGGAAGGAGGCCGCTGCCCCTCGCACTGGCTGGGCCGGAAGTCCTTGCCCTGGCTCCCCACTTCCCAGAATCAGACCCTCCAGAGGAGAATCCCACATTTCTCGGGACTCCCGGGAGTGTTCTGGGGCGTTTTCAGCTCCTCCAGCCCCCGTGAACTGTGCCTGGGCACTTCTGGGAAGTCCTGCACTGGAGCCTGTGTAGTGGCGCcgggctgggggtggaggagtGGTCCTCAGCCGCTGTTCAGCCCTGGGAAACGCTCCGCTGACAGCAGGGTGGGGGCGGCCCCAGTTAGGGGTAGCCCACGGCCCCAGCCGGGGGTCTCCGGGATTGCGCGGGCGGAGGTGGGCGGCCCCGCCGGTTCTCTGGTTCTCTGTCTCCGCAGCCGCGTGTCAGCAGGTGGGTGGGATGGAAGGGCTGTCTCCGCTGGGCCGTCGCAACCGCAGCGCCGAGACTGCGGGGGCTGTGAGCGCGCGAGCGGGTGTGACgactttatatatttatcttcccTTCACACGCCCCCTTCCCGCCGGGCGGGGACTCTGGCGCGGTAG